The following are from one region of the Halobellus limi genome:
- a CDS encoding nitric-oxide reductase large subunit, with translation MQIRRKTIAKVIAAVFVFNLVVMGTGAWFAYEEAPPIPEQVVGPDGDVVVTGEEIRDGKRTFQRNGLMNHGSILGNGAYYGADYTADALELKVQHMRNYYAEERYGDAYADLSSERQAAIADVVQQDLDQSYEGGDIRYSEAELYAHEQVREEYVKRYHEGSHERGVGEGMIDTAADARQFADFAMWTAWFSHTDRPGSTHSYTNDWPYQPGAGNDATPAAMTWSVIAMVLLVAGAGAGIWLYRSVELPEPEAAGLSVPEPGDVSVFPSQRAALRFVPVAAGLFLAQVLLGGLLAHFYIERAGFFGIEEIFGVHILQLLPFAIAKTWHIDLGILWIAATWLGAGLFLPPLLTGHEPKRQSTYVNGLLVAIVVVVVGGLAGIWLGSNGYIGDQLWWLLGNEGLEYLEVGKVWQGGILLGFLIWAVLAVRGLKPLLDREPIYGLAHMILYAGGSIALLFTAGFLFTPSTNIAVTEFWRWWVVHMWVEGAFEFFIVAIIGLTLVSMNLLSRRSAEKAVMLQALLVMGTGVIGVSHHYWWIGMPDMWVPIGSVFSTLELIPLVFILYEALGQYSAMTVDEFPYRLPFLFIVASGVWNFVGAGVLGFFINLPLINYYEHGTYLTVGHAHAAMFGAFGFLALGMVTYMLQLSIDPARWDGSWLRAAFWCWNVGLALMVFVSVLPVGFLQLEAVFTQGYAAGRSLAFYNQPIVQNLFWARLPGDTLIIVGTAIYAADLVRKRFVLRRSEDDPSVDDMAVAEGVLSDD, from the coding sequence ATGCAGATACGACGCAAGACGATCGCGAAAGTGATCGCGGCGGTGTTCGTCTTCAATCTCGTTGTGATGGGCACGGGCGCGTGGTTCGCCTACGAGGAGGCGCCACCGATCCCCGAGCAGGTGGTCGGCCCCGACGGCGACGTCGTCGTCACGGGCGAGGAGATCCGCGACGGCAAGCGCACGTTCCAGCGCAACGGGCTGATGAACCACGGATCGATCCTGGGTAACGGCGCGTACTACGGCGCGGACTACACCGCCGACGCCCTGGAGTTGAAAGTGCAACACATGCGGAACTACTACGCGGAGGAGCGCTACGGCGACGCCTACGCCGACCTCAGCTCCGAGCGTCAGGCGGCCATCGCCGACGTGGTGCAGCAGGACCTCGATCAGTCCTACGAGGGCGGCGACATCCGTTACTCCGAAGCGGAGCTGTACGCCCACGAGCAGGTCCGCGAGGAGTACGTAAAGCGGTACCACGAGGGCTCCCACGAGCGCGGGGTGGGCGAGGGGATGATCGACACCGCGGCCGACGCCCGCCAGTTCGCGGACTTCGCGATGTGGACCGCGTGGTTCTCACACACCGACCGGCCGGGGAGTACCCACTCTTACACCAACGACTGGCCGTATCAGCCCGGCGCGGGTAACGATGCCACCCCCGCCGCGATGACCTGGAGCGTCATCGCGATGGTGCTGCTCGTCGCCGGCGCGGGGGCCGGCATCTGGCTCTACCGCTCCGTCGAACTCCCCGAACCGGAGGCTGCTGGACTCTCGGTCCCCGAGCCCGGCGACGTGAGCGTCTTCCCGAGCCAGCGCGCCGCGCTCCGGTTCGTTCCGGTCGCCGCGGGGCTGTTCCTCGCGCAGGTGCTCTTAGGCGGCCTGCTCGCGCACTTCTACATCGAACGCGCCGGCTTCTTCGGGATCGAGGAGATCTTCGGCGTGCACATCCTGCAGCTGCTCCCGTTCGCCATCGCGAAGACCTGGCACATCGACCTCGGGATCCTCTGGATCGCGGCGACGTGGCTCGGCGCGGGGCTGTTCCTCCCGCCGCTCCTGACCGGCCACGAACCGAAGCGACAGTCGACGTACGTGAACGGTCTGCTGGTCGCCATCGTCGTCGTCGTGGTCGGCGGTCTGGCCGGCATCTGGCTCGGGTCGAACGGCTACATCGGCGATCAGCTCTGGTGGCTGCTCGGCAACGAGGGGCTCGAATACCTGGAGGTCGGCAAGGTCTGGCAGGGCGGCATCCTCCTCGGGTTCCTCATCTGGGCGGTGCTGGCCGTCCGGGGCCTGAAGCCGCTGCTCGACCGCGAGCCGATCTACGGGCTGGCGCATATGATCCTCTACGCCGGCGGGTCGATCGCGCTGCTCTTCACCGCCGGGTTCCTCTTCACGCCCTCGACGAACATCGCCGTCACGGAGTTCTGGCGCTGGTGGGTCGTCCATATGTGGGTCGAGGGCGCCTTCGAGTTCTTCATCGTCGCCATCATCGGGCTGACGCTCGTCTCGATGAACCTCCTGTCGCGCCGCAGCGCGGAGAAGGCGGTGATGCTGCAGGCGCTGCTCGTGATGGGCACCGGCGTCATCGGCGTCTCCCACCACTACTGGTGGATCGGGATGCCCGACATGTGGGTGCCGATCGGGAGCGTCTTCTCGACGCTGGAGCTCATCCCGCTGGTGTTCATCCTCTACGAGGCGCTGGGTCAGTACAGCGCGATGACCGTCGACGAGTTCCCCTACCGGCTCCCGTTCCTGTTCATCGTCGCCAGCGGGGTCTGGAACTTCGTCGGCGCCGGCGTGCTCGGGTTCTTCATCAACCTCCCGCTCATCAACTACTACGAGCACGGGACCTACCTCACCGTCGGCCACGCCCACGCCGCGATGTTCGGCGCGTTCGGCTTCCTGGCGCTGGGGATGGTGACGTACATGCTCCAGCTCTCGATCGACCCCGCGCGCTGGGACGGCTCCTGGCTCCGCGCGGCGTTCTGGTGCTGGAACGTCGGCCTCGCGCTGATGGTGTTCGTCTCCGTCCTCCCGGTCGGGTTCCTCCAGTTGGAAGCCGTGTTCACGCAGGGGTACGCCGCGGGCCGGAGCC
- a CDS encoding multicopper oxidase domain-containing protein: MSNYVGAPGSTMSRREFLAATGGAGVLGLAGCTAPTNERAEAALEEGAETAATQQGSLPSTSPPEVVNVDERGGSVTLKSLPARHSAHPLESMGGPVELPQVWAFQADDGDPSVPGPILRTTEGNDMEVTLDNTEGKRPHTLHFHGVRKAWKDDGVPTTTGIRVDPGETHTYTIPANVPGTHLYHCHYQTHRHIEMGMYGIFRVDPEGYEPADREYFMTLKDWDSRLPRQMAGEDARYDPRNRNPDVFTINGKSAPRTLHPEDGSPIIVSEGERVRLHLANNGYMSHPIHIHNHRFERVEKDGGQIPEAARHEMDVTNVAPAERHTIDFTADAEPGIYLLHCHKVNHVMNGGFYPGGMLGGVVYEDAMDTDIFAQLMEYAGYEV, translated from the coding sequence ATGAGCAACTACGTAGGCGCACCCGGTTCGACGATGTCTCGCCGCGAGTTCCTGGCCGCCACCGGCGGAGCGGGCGTTCTCGGACTCGCCGGCTGTACCGCGCCGACGAACGAGCGGGCGGAGGCCGCGCTGGAAGAGGGTGCGGAGACCGCGGCGACCCAGCAGGGATCGCTCCCCTCGACCAGCCCGCCGGAGGTCGTCAACGTCGACGAGCGGGGCGGGTCGGTGACGCTGAAGTCGCTGCCGGCGCGGCACTCCGCGCACCCGCTGGAGTCGATGGGCGGCCCCGTCGAACTCCCGCAGGTGTGGGCCTTCCAGGCCGACGACGGCGACCCGAGCGTCCCGGGACCGATCCTCCGCACGACCGAGGGCAACGACATGGAGGTGACCCTGGACAACACGGAGGGGAAGCGGCCCCACACGCTCCACTTCCACGGCGTCCGGAAGGCCTGGAAGGACGACGGCGTCCCGACGACGACGGGGATCAGAGTCGACCCCGGCGAGACGCACACCTACACCATCCCCGCGAACGTGCCGGGCACGCACCTGTATCACTGCCACTACCAGACCCACCGACACATCGAGATGGGGATGTACGGGATCTTCAGAGTCGATCCCGAGGGCTACGAGCCCGCCGACCGGGAGTACTTTATGACGCTGAAGGACTGGGACTCCCGGCTCCCGCGGCAGATGGCCGGCGAAGACGCGCGCTACGACCCGCGGAACCGCAACCCCGACGTCTTCACGATCAACGGCAAGAGCGCGCCGCGGACGCTCCACCCGGAGGACGGCTCGCCGATCATCGTCAGCGAGGGCGAGCGGGTCCGGCTCCACCTCGCCAACAACGGCTATATGAGCCACCCGATCCACATCCACAACCACCGCTTCGAGCGCGTGGAGAAAGACGGGGGACAGATTCCGGAGGCGGCGCGCCACGAGATGGACGTCACGAACGTCGCCCCCGCCGAGCGACACACCATCGACTTCACGGCGGACGCCGAACCCGGCATCTACCTGCTGCACTGCCACAAGGTGAACCACGTGATGAACGGCGGCTTCTACCCCGGCGGGATGCTCGGCGGCGTCGTCTACGAGGACGCGATGGACACGGACATCTTCGCGCAGTTGATGGAGTACGCGGGGTACGAGGTGTAG
- a CDS encoding DUF7521 family protein: MSVTMTAVALKTITLLLGGSITFYSLRAYRRTRSSALRALTVGFGTVTVGALVAGVVDQFSPLDPSVALVVESLFTTIGFAVILYSLYVE, from the coding sequence ATGAGCGTCACGATGACCGCCGTCGCGCTGAAGACGATCACGCTCCTCCTGGGCGGGTCGATCACCTTCTACTCGCTCCGGGCGTACAGACGGACGCGCTCGTCGGCCCTCCGCGCGCTGACGGTCGGGTTCGGGACGGTCACGGTCGGGGCGCTGGTCGCCGGCGTCGTCGATCAGTTCTCGCCGCTGGATCCGAGCGTCGCGCTCGTCGTCGAGAGCCTGTTCACGACGATCGGGTTCGCGGTGATCCTCTACTCGCTGTACGTTGAGTAG
- a CDS encoding cbb3-type cytochrome c oxidase subunit I, translated as MGLFLLVVAAWIARLESWRSYAPAGGGAGETGTGTGHEEKPGGLLRWLTTVDHKDIGLMYGAFAVLSFAWGGIAVVIMRTELLTPPVDLVSATTYNALMTTHGITMLFLFGTPVLAAFSNYLIPLLIGADDMAFPRINAIAFWLLPPGALLIWAGVILQPLGVGVEGAQTAWTMYAPLSIQQANPGIDLMLLGLHLTGVSATMGAINFVATIFTERGEDVSWANLDIFSWTVLVQSGQILFAFPLLGSAIVMLLFDRNFGTTFFTGESGAMLWQHLFWFFGHPEVYILVLPPMGLISYIIPRFSGRRLFGFKFVVYSTLALGVLSFGVWAHHMFATGMDPRLRASFMAVSIAIAIPSAVKTFNWITTMWGGRVRLTTPMLFCVGFIANFIIGGVTGVFEAAIPIDLVLHDTYHVIAHFHYVIMGGIAFAVFAGIYYWFPLYTGRMYQRTLGKWHFWLSMVGTNLTFFPMIFLGYGGMPRRYAGYDLTVGPVAYFADLHRLATLGVFVLAVGQLIFVWNLVSSWLEGAEIDDGDPWNLARDGLLTNEWQWFADTRQTALVDGGTEHVGGGGPDPAGNGGNDPAGNGRNDPAGDAEDDYTGNGGTGSGAASPVDDPAGTDDGGE; from the coding sequence ATGGGACTGTTCTTGCTCGTCGTCGCCGCCTGGATCGCTCGGCTCGAATCCTGGCGGTCGTACGCGCCCGCTGGCGGGGGCGCCGGCGAGACCGGAACCGGAACGGGACACGAGGAGAAGCCCGGCGGACTCCTCAGGTGGCTGACGACCGTCGACCACAAGGACATCGGGCTGATGTACGGGGCCTTCGCCGTCCTGTCGTTCGCGTGGGGCGGCATCGCGGTCGTCATCATGCGGACCGAACTCCTGACGCCGCCGGTCGACCTGGTCAGCGCCACGACCTACAACGCGCTTATGACCACCCACGGAATCACGATGCTGTTCCTGTTCGGAACGCCGGTCCTCGCGGCCTTCTCGAACTACCTCATCCCGCTTCTCATCGGCGCTGACGACATGGCGTTCCCGCGGATCAACGCCATCGCGTTCTGGCTGCTCCCGCCCGGGGCGCTTCTGATCTGGGCCGGGGTGATCCTCCAACCGCTCGGCGTCGGCGTCGAGGGCGCACAGACCGCCTGGACGATGTACGCGCCGCTTTCGATCCAGCAGGCCAACCCCGGGATCGACCTGATGCTCCTGGGGCTGCACCTCACGGGCGTCTCCGCGACGATGGGGGCGATCAACTTCGTCGCGACAATCTTCACAGAACGCGGCGAGGACGTCTCGTGGGCGAACCTCGACATCTTCTCGTGGACCGTCCTCGTCCAGTCCGGACAGATCCTGTTCGCGTTCCCGCTCCTGGGCAGCGCGATCGTGATGCTGCTCTTCGACCGCAACTTCGGGACGACGTTCTTCACGGGCGAGAGCGGCGCGATGCTGTGGCAGCACCTCTTCTGGTTCTTCGGCCACCCCGAGGTGTACATCCTCGTGTTGCCGCCGATGGGGCTCATCAGCTACATCATCCCGCGGTTCTCGGGGCGTCGGCTCTTCGGATTCAAGTTCGTCGTCTACTCGACGCTCGCACTCGGCGTGCTCTCCTTCGGCGTCTGGGCGCACCACATGTTCGCGACGGGGATGGACCCGCGCCTGCGCGCCTCGTTCATGGCCGTCTCGATCGCGATCGCGATACCGAGCGCGGTGAAGACGTTCAACTGGATCACGACGATGTGGGGCGGTCGCGTCCGGCTCACGACGCCGATGCTCTTCTGCGTCGGGTTCATCGCGAACTTCATCATCGGCGGCGTCACCGGCGTCTTCGAGGCGGCGATCCCGATCGATCTGGTGCTGCACGACACCTACCACGTCATCGCGCACTTCCACTACGTCATCATGGGCGGCATCGCGTTCGCGGTCTTCGCCGGGATCTACTACTGGTTCCCGCTGTACACCGGTCGGATGTACCAGCGGACGCTCGGCAAGTGGCACTTCTGGCTGTCGATGGTCGGGACCAACCTCACCTTCTTCCCGATGATCTTCCTGGGCTACGGCGGGATGCCCCGCCGCTACGCCGGCTACGACCTCACCGTGGGGCCGGTCGCGTACTTCGCGGACCTCCACCGGCTCGCGACGCTCGGCGTGTTCGTCCTCGCGGTCGGGCAACTGATCTTCGTCTGGAACCTGGTCTCCTCGTGGCTCGAAGGGGCCGAGATCGACGACGGGGACCCCTGGAACCTCGCGAGAGACGGCCTGCTGACGAACGAGTGGCAGTGGTTCGCGGACACTCGGCAGACGGCGCTCGTCGACGGCGGCACCGAGCACGTCGGCGGCGGTGGTCCCGACCCCGCTGGGAACGGCGGAAACGACCCCGCTGGAAATGGCAGAAACGACCCCGCTGGCGACGCCGAAGACGACTATACTGGCAACGGCGGTACCGGGAGCGGTGCTGCGAGCCCCGTGGACGACCCCGCCGGTACCGACGACGGCGGGGAGTAG
- a CDS encoding helix-turn-helix domain-containing protein: MPRATLSLQIPEQVWVSALSKQYPDAEFTVLAAMPADETGVGLVEITADDIEPIVTTIDGYDTVVSVTILEAQADRALVQFETTEPLLIRSLSEAGIPLELPITIVDGEVTLELTAPREKLSELGELLEQFGIPFDLLSITQSIDTQSLLTDEQYELLETAIDRGYYDTPRTCTLTELADAVGLAKSTTSEKLHRAEGKVIKEFATGEDGSLE, translated from the coding sequence ATGCCCCGAGCGACGCTCTCTCTTCAGATTCCCGAACAGGTGTGGGTCTCGGCGCTCTCGAAGCAGTACCCCGACGCCGAGTTCACCGTGCTCGCGGCGATGCCCGCCGACGAGACCGGCGTCGGCCTCGTCGAGATCACCGCCGACGACATCGAACCGATCGTGACGACGATCGACGGCTACGACACCGTCGTCTCCGTGACGATCCTCGAAGCGCAGGCCGACCGCGCGCTGGTGCAGTTCGAGACCACGGAACCGCTCCTGATCCGCTCGCTGAGCGAGGCGGGGATCCCGCTGGAACTCCCGATCACCATCGTCGACGGCGAGGTGACGCTCGAACTGACCGCGCCCCGTGAGAAGCTCTCGGAGCTGGGGGAGCTCTTAGAGCAGTTCGGAATCCCGTTCGACCTGCTGTCGATCACCCAGTCGATCGACACCCAGTCGCTCCTGACCGACGAGCAGTACGAACTCCTCGAGACGGCGATCGACCGCGGCTACTACGACACGCCGCGGACCTGTACGCTCACCGAACTGGCCGACGCCGTCGGCCTCGCGAAGTCGACCACGAGCGAGAAGCTCCACCGCGCCGAGGGGAAGGTGATAAAGGAGTTCGCCACGGGCGAAGACGGCAGCCTCGAGTGA
- a CDS encoding winged helix-turn-helix domain-containing protein — translation MSSNPLSDALEPDFDTVFGALTSEQCWDVLRTLDQPRTAAEIAGACDLPRSTAYAKLESMVEAGLLRKQAGEDAARYAIDFEEVVVTCPNGDLELDVKPPARSASDQLSELWGEVRAETSTD, via the coding sequence ATGTCTTCGAATCCACTGTCTGACGCGCTGGAACCGGACTTCGACACCGTCTTCGGCGCACTGACGAGCGAGCAGTGCTGGGACGTCCTTCGAACCCTGGATCAGCCGAGGACGGCCGCGGAGATCGCCGGCGCCTGCGATCTCCCCCGGTCGACGGCGTACGCGAAACTCGAATCGATGGTCGAGGCGGGGCTGCTGCGGAAACAGGCCGGCGAGGACGCCGCCCGCTACGCGATCGACTTCGAGGAAGTGGTCGTGACGTGTCCGAACGGGGACCTCGAACTCGACGTCAAGCCACCCGCCCGGTCCGCGTCCGATCAGCTCTCGGAGCTGTGGGGCGAGGTCAGAGCCGAGACGAGCACCGATTAG
- a CDS encoding halocyanin domain-containing protein: MTATDADPTDRHVSENDAAGQTVSDDEAAQRSVSDAGVAERASGDANTTEHGVDRPVSRRAALRALGGVAAAGATLGTAASGAQAQSAGDVDAWLEDTSNYDGVVDRTGSDAVTVEVGVEANQGAFGFGPAAIRVSPGTTVTWEWNGKGGSHNVVHTEGNFESDLVESTDYTFEHTFESEGTYTYSCVPHETLGMKGAVVVDGSGGGAGGGDGESGGGGAGIAAPFGDAGARNAGGLALGGVFAAALASPGLFGAFLWFRERGEK; encoded by the coding sequence ATGACCGCTACGGACGCCGATCCGACCGACCGGCACGTCAGTGAGAACGACGCTGCCGGGCAGACCGTCAGCGACGACGAGGCGGCCCAACGATCCGTCAGCGACGCTGGAGTGGCGGAACGAGCCTCCGGTGACGCTAACACGACCGAGCACGGCGTCGACCGTCCGGTCTCCCGCCGAGCGGCGCTCCGGGCCCTCGGGGGCGTCGCCGCCGCCGGCGCGACGCTCGGCACCGCCGCCTCGGGCGCGCAGGCGCAGTCCGCCGGCGACGTCGACGCCTGGCTGGAGGACACCTCGAACTACGACGGCGTCGTCGACCGGACCGGCAGCGACGCGGTGACCGTGGAGGTCGGCGTCGAGGCCAACCAGGGCGCGTTCGGCTTCGGGCCCGCGGCGATCCGGGTCTCGCCGGGGACGACCGTCACCTGGGAGTGGAACGGCAAGGGCGGGTCGCACAACGTCGTCCACACCGAGGGGAACTTCGAGTCCGACCTCGTCGAGTCGACCGACTACACGTTCGAGCACACGTTCGAGAGCGAGGGCACCTACACGTACTCGTGCGTGCCGCACGAGACTCTCGGGATGAAGGGCGCCGTCGTCGTCGACGGGAGCGGCGGGGGCGCGGGCGGCGGTGACGGCGAAAGCGGCGGCGGGGGCGCCGGAATCGCCGCGCCGTTCGGCGATGCGGGCGCGAGAAACGCCGGCGGTCTCGCCCTCGGCGGGGTCTTCGCCGCCGCGCTCGCCTCCCCCGGACTCTTCGGTGCGTTCCTCTGGTTTAGAGAGCGCGGCGAGAAGTGA